The proteins below are encoded in one region of Synechococcus sp. MU1643:
- a CDS encoding GAF domain-containing protein: MQAAPKPINEAARLRSLSEYRILGTKPERAFDNITRMASEICQSPIALISLVDEKRQWFKSKVGLEASETDRDISFCAHTILDSKPLVVEDALFHEKFRDNPLVQEAPHIRLYAGFPLKTDINHRIGTLCVIDRIPKSLTNSQYKVMEGLAEQATTLLELRRRSLALMDEFCQMHHAQGLVTTCSYCKSIRDREGFWQPIERFLMQHSTLNFSHGICPECMNEHFPDVQSSRAESSNNHV; this comes from the coding sequence ATGCAGGCAGCGCCCAAGCCAATCAACGAAGCAGCCAGGCTGAGATCGCTCAGTGAATATCGAATCCTGGGAACAAAGCCTGAGAGAGCCTTTGACAACATCACCCGGATGGCCTCAGAGATTTGCCAATCTCCGATCGCCCTGATCTCCCTGGTGGATGAAAAGCGTCAGTGGTTCAAATCGAAGGTGGGCCTTGAGGCCAGCGAAACCGACCGAGACATCTCCTTTTGCGCCCATACGATCCTCGATTCCAAGCCTCTGGTGGTGGAGGACGCGCTGTTTCATGAGAAATTCCGCGACAACCCCCTCGTGCAGGAAGCACCCCACATCCGGCTCTATGCAGGCTTCCCCCTGAAAACCGACATCAATCACCGCATTGGAACGCTTTGCGTGATTGATCGGATTCCCAAATCACTCACCAATTCGCAATACAAGGTGATGGAAGGCCTGGCGGAACAGGCCACCACTCTTTTGGAACTCAGACGCCGATCCTTGGCCCTGATGGATGAGTTCTGTCAGATGCATCACGCTCAAGGCTTGGTCACCACTTGCAGTTACTGCAAATCCATCCGCGACAGGGAAGGGTTCTGGCAACCCATCGAACGATTCCTAATGCAGCACAGCACGCTGAATTTCAGCCATGGCATCTGTCCCGAATGCATGAACGAGCACTTTCCCGACGTGCAAAGCAGTCGAGCGGAGTCGTCAAACAATCACGTTTGA
- a CDS encoding aminotransferase class V-fold PLP-dependent enzyme: protein MRDLCPALQNKTYFNYGGQGPLPSPSLEAITASWARIQELGPFTADVWPYIAKEVNSTRRLLAQSCGVPPHRLALTENVTSGCVLPLWGLPFAKRDRLLIGDCEHPGVVSACVELARRKNLAIDVLPVKHLRGHQAQCDAAVVEAIAQTLTPRTRLVVLSHLLWNTGQVMPIGAVAHQLNQHPQQPFLLVDAAQSFGQIPVEEAAAAADIYAFTGHKWACGPEGLGGVTLSERVLDEAAPTVIGWRSLRDESKADLDGSDLFHHDSRRFEVATSCVPLMAGLRSSLQLLENEGSAPQRWDRIQNLSSKLWQALQGLASVTPLLDVAPTTGLVSFQINGDVPPAEHVKQLGAQGLWIRDLADPSCLRACTHISTTDDDINALVAAISTL, encoded by the coding sequence ATGCGCGACCTCTGCCCTGCCCTGCAGAACAAGACGTACTTCAACTACGGCGGCCAAGGGCCATTGCCCAGCCCATCCCTGGAGGCGATCACAGCGAGCTGGGCGCGCATTCAGGAGTTAGGGCCGTTCACGGCGGATGTTTGGCCCTACATCGCCAAGGAGGTGAACAGCACACGCCGCCTTCTGGCCCAGTCCTGCGGCGTTCCGCCCCATCGTCTTGCCCTCACCGAGAACGTCACCAGCGGCTGCGTGCTGCCGCTTTGGGGACTTCCCTTTGCCAAAAGGGATCGGCTGCTGATAGGCGACTGCGAACACCCCGGTGTGGTGAGTGCCTGCGTTGAACTGGCGCGGCGCAAGAACCTCGCCATCGACGTGCTGCCGGTGAAGCATCTGCGGGGGCATCAAGCCCAGTGCGACGCCGCGGTGGTTGAGGCCATTGCCCAGACCCTCACCCCTCGCACACGTCTTGTGGTGCTGAGCCATCTGCTCTGGAATACAGGCCAGGTGATGCCAATTGGCGCCGTCGCACATCAACTCAACCAACATCCCCAACAGCCCTTTCTGCTGGTGGACGCCGCCCAAAGCTTCGGACAGATCCCCGTTGAAGAGGCCGCTGCCGCGGCCGACATCTACGCCTTCACCGGGCACAAGTGGGCCTGCGGCCCCGAAGGACTGGGGGGCGTGACGCTTTCCGAGCGTGTGTTGGATGAGGCCGCTCCAACCGTGATCGGCTGGCGCAGCCTGCGCGATGAAAGCAAGGCCGACCTAGATGGGAGCGATCTGTTTCACCACGACAGCCGCCGCTTTGAAGTGGCCACCAGCTGCGTACCCCTGATGGCCGGCCTGCGCAGCTCACTGCAACTGCTGGAGAACGAGGGATCAGCCCCACAACGCTGGGACCGCATTCAAAACCTAAGCAGCAAGCTCTGGCAGGCACTCCAGGGGCTAGCGAGCGTCACCCCTCTGCTTGATGTGGCACCCACCACCGGACTGGTGAGCTTTCAGATCAACGGCGATGTGCCACCTGCTGAGCATGTGAAGCAGTTGGGCGCTCAAGGCCTGTGGATTCGCGATCTGGCGGACCCCAGTTGCTTGAGGGCCTGCACCCACATCAGCACCACAGACGACGACATCAACGCCCTGGTGGCAGCGATCAGCACCCTTTGA
- a CDS encoding UDP-N-acetylmuramoyl-L-alanyl-D-glutamate--2,6-diaminopimelate ligase gives MTQALHALLSDAGIAVPAGLVNPGLEAITTDSRRVGPGTLFLGLPGERVDGGTFWAQALEAGAAAAVIGAEAAAAQPPGADDPVVVIQDPVARRIGEIAAAYWDHPCRRMALIGVTGTNGKTTTTHLIEHLAASADQSVGLFGTLVNRWPGHSITATHTTAFADLLQGQLAEAASAGCGLAAMEVSSHALAQQRVAGCRFAGAVFTNLTQDHLDYHVSMEDYFEAKASLFADPLLLEGDARSVVNSDDPWGARLAERLGAACWRSSLEDPSAELQMSDLQMTAAGVEGRLISPVGEGRFRSPLLGRFNLMNLLQAVGVLLQQQLPLPVLLEAIGRFGGVPGRMERVIVNGLDAANLPPVLVDYAHTPDGLRNALSAARPFCTGRLICVFGCGGDRDRGKRPQMAEIAARLADRVVVTSDNPRTEDPQQILDDVVAGIPAGTDLLVEGDRAKAIASAIAEAEPNDLVLVAGKGHEDYQILGTEKVHFDDREEAERVLRLRLF, from the coding sequence ATGACGCAGGCGTTGCATGCCCTGTTGAGTGATGCAGGCATCGCAGTGCCGGCGGGGCTGGTGAATCCTGGATTGGAGGCGATCACCACCGATTCCCGCCGAGTCGGCCCTGGAACCCTGTTTCTCGGACTTCCCGGCGAACGGGTGGATGGAGGCACGTTTTGGGCTCAAGCCCTTGAGGCCGGTGCCGCCGCTGCAGTAATTGGAGCTGAAGCTGCTGCTGCACAACCGCCAGGTGCCGATGACCCTGTGGTGGTGATCCAAGATCCGGTGGCGCGCCGGATCGGTGAGATTGCAGCGGCGTACTGGGACCATCCCTGCAGGCGCATGGCCCTGATTGGTGTGACCGGCACCAATGGCAAAACCACCACCACCCATTTGATCGAGCATCTGGCCGCTTCAGCAGATCAATCGGTGGGCTTGTTCGGCACGTTGGTGAACCGCTGGCCGGGCCACAGCATCACGGCCACCCACACCACGGCCTTTGCCGATCTCCTGCAGGGGCAACTTGCCGAGGCGGCCTCCGCCGGCTGCGGCCTGGCCGCGATGGAAGTGAGTTCCCACGCCCTGGCGCAGCAGCGCGTGGCTGGCTGTCGCTTCGCGGGAGCCGTGTTCACCAACCTCACCCAGGACCACCTCGATTACCACGTCTCAATGGAGGACTACTTCGAGGCCAAGGCGTCGCTGTTTGCGGATCCTCTTTTGTTGGAAGGTGATGCGCGATCGGTGGTCAACAGTGATGACCCCTGGGGGGCGCGGTTGGCCGAACGGCTCGGCGCCGCCTGTTGGCGCAGCTCCCTTGAGGATCCATCGGCGGAGTTGCAAATGAGCGACCTGCAGATGACGGCCGCTGGGGTGGAAGGTCGCTTGATCAGCCCTGTTGGTGAGGGCCGTTTTCGTTCGCCCTTGTTGGGTCGCTTCAATTTGATGAACCTGCTGCAGGCAGTGGGGGTGCTGCTTCAGCAGCAGTTGCCCTTGCCAGTACTGCTGGAGGCCATCGGCCGTTTCGGTGGCGTGCCGGGCCGGATGGAGCGGGTGATTGTGAACGGTTTGGATGCAGCGAATTTGCCTCCGGTGCTGGTGGATTACGCCCACACGCCTGATGGCTTGAGGAACGCTCTTTCAGCAGCGCGTCCGTTCTGCACAGGGCGGCTGATCTGTGTGTTCGGTTGTGGTGGTGATCGGGATCGGGGCAAGCGTCCGCAGATGGCGGAGATTGCGGCACGTCTGGCTGACCGTGTGGTGGTCACCTCCGACAACCCTCGCACCGAGGACCCTCAGCAGATCCTCGATGACGTGGTTGCCGGGATTCCTGCCGGTACCGATCTGCTGGTGGAGGGTGACCGAGCCAAGGCGATTGCTTCAGCCATTGCCGAAGCTGAGCCGAATGATCTGGTGCTGGTGGCCGGTAAAGGGCACGAGGACTACCAGATTCTCGGCACCGAAAAGGTGCACTTCGACGATCGCGAGGAAGCGGAACGCGTCCTGCGTTTGAGGTTGTTTTGA
- a CDS encoding glutaredoxin family protein gives MKQLTLYSRAGCCLCEGLESRLRALDLLGLSIELTVIDVDAPGTPQELKARYDLEVPVLALDGSELPRVSPRLTDEGLLNWLQRCLSTPL, from the coding sequence ATGAAGCAGCTCACCCTGTACAGCCGCGCCGGTTGCTGCCTGTGTGAAGGCTTGGAATCCCGCCTTCGTGCCCTCGATCTCTTGGGGCTGTCTATCGAGCTGACGGTGATTGATGTCGATGCGCCCGGCACCCCCCAGGAGCTGAAGGCGCGCTACGACCTCGAGGTCCCCGTGCTCGCCCTCGATGGATCTGAGCTTCCCCGGGTCTCCCCGCGTCTGACGGATGAGGGACTGTTGAATTGGTTGCAACGCTGTCTGTCCACGCCGCTCTGA
- the yidD gene encoding membrane protein insertion efficiency factor YidD: MHESTTVSVGPMNQLRQASNQALAAVLLAGIGFYRRFISPMIGPRCRFTPTCSAYGLEAIQKHGPWKGGWLTVKRLLRCHPFTPCGCDPVPD; this comes from the coding sequence ATGCACGAATCGACCACTGTATCTGTCGGCCCGATGAACCAGCTGCGACAGGCATCGAACCAGGCTCTAGCGGCTGTTCTCCTGGCCGGCATTGGCTTTTATCGGCGCTTCATCTCCCCGATGATTGGGCCCCGCTGCCGCTTCACGCCCACCTGCAGCGCCTATGGCCTGGAGGCCATCCAGAAGCATGGCCCCTGGAAGGGGGGCTGGCTCACCGTGAAACGGCTGCTTCGCTGCCATCCCTTCACCCCCTGTGGCTGTGACCCGGTGCCCGATTGA
- the rpsD gene encoding 30S ribosomal protein S4 translates to MSRYRGPRLRITRRLGDLPGLTRKAAKRSYPPGQHGQARRKRSEYAIRLEEKQKLRFNYGVSERQLVRYVKKARAQEGSTGTNLLKLLENRLDNVCFRLGFGPTVPGARQLVNHGHVTVNGRVTDIASYQCKPGDVIAIRERKCSKKLAEGNLEFPGLANVPSHLELDKSKLSAKVTARCEREWVALEINELLVVEYYSRKV, encoded by the coding sequence ATGTCTCGTTACCGCGGCCCTCGCCTGAGGATCACGCGGCGCTTGGGAGACCTCCCCGGTCTCACCCGGAAGGCCGCCAAACGGTCCTATCCCCCCGGTCAGCACGGCCAAGCCCGTCGCAAGCGCTCTGAATACGCGATCCGTCTCGAAGAGAAGCAGAAGCTTCGCTTCAATTACGGTGTCTCCGAGCGTCAGCTCGTGCGCTACGTGAAGAAAGCGCGCGCCCAGGAAGGTTCCACCGGAACCAACCTGCTCAAGCTGCTCGAGAATCGTCTCGACAATGTTTGTTTCCGCCTCGGCTTCGGTCCAACCGTGCCCGGCGCCCGTCAGCTGGTGAACCACGGTCACGTCACCGTGAACGGTCGTGTGACCGACATCGCCAGCTACCAGTGCAAGCCTGGCGATGTGATCGCCATCCGCGAGCGCAAGTGCAGCAAGAAGCTGGCTGAAGGCAACCTCGAGTTCCCTGGTCTGGCCAACGTGCCGAGCCACCTCGAGCTTGACAAGTCCAAGCTGAGCGCCAAGGTCACTGCCCGCTGCGAACGCGAATGGGTTGCCCTAGAAATCAACGAACTGCTGGTGGTGGAGTATTACTCCAGAAAGGTCTGA
- a CDS encoding DUF4079 domain-containing protein has translation MRFFLVDPQALQALTSHDWLGLIHPVLMILFVYPVVGATIRLGILAREKRLKINPIADTVPLEHAQHGAWVTGGVLMAVLIGLGHSLWSSHPLGLVVTGSAVMFSFGRLLANRMAWQRYLWAIAAAVGLLLLGLQPSVERFSDVPWSPLFWQSHFWMGMLLTTLLLSSTALQPLIGHSVRARRIHISSNLLVALLLAMQAISGTRNLLLH, from the coding sequence TTGCGTTTTTTTTTGGTTGATCCCCAGGCACTGCAAGCGCTCACCAGCCACGACTGGCTTGGATTAATCCACCCCGTGCTGATGATCCTGTTCGTCTACCCGGTGGTGGGCGCCACGATCCGTCTTGGAATCCTGGCGCGGGAAAAACGATTGAAGATCAACCCGATCGCCGACACGGTGCCGTTGGAGCACGCGCAGCATGGGGCCTGGGTCACCGGCGGGGTGCTGATGGCGGTGCTGATCGGCCTCGGCCACAGCCTCTGGAGCAGCCATCCCCTGGGTCTGGTCGTCACCGGCAGCGCTGTGATGTTCAGCTTCGGACGCCTGCTGGCGAACCGGATGGCCTGGCAGCGCTATCTATGGGCTATCGCCGCTGCGGTCGGCCTGCTTTTGCTGGGGCTGCAACCCTCCGTAGAGCGGTTCAGCGATGTTCCCTGGAGCCCCCTGTTCTGGCAGTCCCATTTCTGGATGGGGATGTTGCTCACCACCCTGTTGCTGAGCTCAACAGCGCTGCAGCCCTTGATTGGTCATTCCGTGAGGGCCAGGCGCATTCACATCAGCAGCAACCTGCTGGTGGCTTTGCTACTGGCCATGCAAGCGATCTCGGGGACGAGAAATCTGCTGCTGCACTAA
- a CDS encoding nucleoside triphosphate pyrophosphatase, which yields MLASASPARRRLLEQAGVQHQVRVSGVDEDQIQHADPAELVKLLAQAKATAVAQTLDPVGDAEITAVLGCDSVLSFAGQVFGKPSGPAEAMERWQRMAGGCGSLLTGHCLIRHGQPEVLASVVTVVRFAPLSQAEIEAYVASGEPLQCAGGFALEGRGGLCIDGLDGCYSNVIGLSLPWLRQQLSAFS from the coding sequence ATGCTTGCTTCCGCCTCGCCGGCGCGTCGTCGCTTGCTGGAGCAAGCGGGAGTTCAGCATCAGGTGCGCGTCAGCGGTGTGGATGAGGACCAGATTCAGCATGCAGATCCAGCAGAGCTGGTGAAATTGCTGGCTCAGGCCAAGGCCACGGCTGTTGCCCAGACGCTTGATCCTGTAGGCGATGCTGAGATCACGGCCGTGCTGGGCTGTGATTCCGTGCTCAGTTTTGCAGGGCAGGTGTTCGGCAAGCCCTCGGGGCCAGCCGAAGCGATGGAGCGCTGGCAGCGCATGGCTGGCGGATGCGGATCACTGCTGACGGGCCATTGCCTGATCCGACACGGACAACCTGAGGTGTTGGCGAGTGTGGTGACGGTGGTGCGCTTTGCACCGCTCAGCCAGGCTGAGATCGAGGCCTATGTGGCCAGTGGTGAGCCGCTGCAATGTGCCGGTGGTTTTGCACTGGAGGGCCGCGGCGGCCTCTGCATCGATGGCTTGGATGGCTGTTACTCCAACGTGATCGGCCTCAGCCTTCCCTGGTTGCGTCAGCAGCTTTCCGCTTTCTCTTAG
- a CDS encoding Npun_F0494 family protein, with product MSTGTHRRTTLRRLPGTGGFAIAHPTNLLDRRSRDRACRAMGCLPFSEALYRDLQQQGLDAGDLWSEPGRYGRKTRWFRNSEALEDDLRWLISVGVLRREVDGQGLTSRFRLTPLGRQLLDADPALLQRSIPVLDRLRHSLRRHWPL from the coding sequence ATGAGCACGGGAACACACCGCAGAACAACGCTCCGTAGGCTGCCAGGGACGGGAGGCTTCGCCATCGCTCACCCCACCAACTTGCTGGATCGACGCAGCCGTGACCGGGCTTGCCGGGCCATGGGATGCCTGCCCTTCTCTGAAGCCCTTTACCGGGATCTTCAGCAGCAAGGCCTGGATGCGGGAGACCTCTGGAGCGAACCCGGCCGCTACGGCCGCAAGACACGCTGGTTCCGCAACAGCGAAGCCCTCGAGGACGACCTGCGTTGGCTGATCAGCGTGGGCGTGCTGCGCCGCGAAGTGGATGGTCAGGGGCTGACCAGCCGCTTCAGGCTCACCCCCCTGGGTCGCCAACTCCTCGATGCCGACCCAGCACTCCTGCAGCGTTCGATTCCGGTGCTGGATCGGCTGCGCCACAGCCTGCGTCGGCACTGGCCGCTGTGA